One segment of Tenrec ecaudatus isolate mTenEca1 chromosome 1, mTenEca1.hap1, whole genome shotgun sequence DNA contains the following:
- the TADA1 gene encoding transcriptional adapter 1 isoform X1, whose amino-acid sequence MATFVSELEAAKKNLSEALGDNVKQYWANLKLWFKQKISKEEFDLEAHRLLTQDNVHSHNDFLLAILTRCQILVSTPEGAGSLPWTGGSAAKPGKPKGKKKLSSVRQKFDHRFQPQNPLSGAQQFVAKDPQDEDDLKLCSHTMMLPTRGQLEGRMIVTAYEHGLDNVTEEAVSAVVYAVENHLKDILASVVSRRKAYRLRDGHFKYAFGSNVTPQPYLKNSVMAYNNLIESPPAFSAPGAAQNPASHPPPDDAEQQAALLLACSGDTLPVSLPPVNMYDLFEALQVHREVIPTHTVYALNIERIIMKLWHPDHEELQQDKVHRQRLAAKEGLSLC is encoded by the exons ATGGCGACCTTTGTGAGCGAGCTGGAGGCGGCCAAGAAGAACCTGAGCGAGGCCCTGGGGGACAACGTGAAACA GTACTGGGCTAACTTAAAGTTATGGTTCAAGCAGAAGATCAGCAAAGAAGAGTTTGACCTTGAAGCACATCGACTTCTCACACAGGATAACG TTCATTCCCACAACGACTTCCTCCTGGCCATTCTCACACGTTGTCAGATTTTGGTGTCTACACCAG AAGGTGCTGGATCCTTGCCCTGGACAGGGGGCTCCGCAGCCAaacctgggaaacccaaaggaaagaaaaagcttTCTTCGGTTCGTCAGAAATTTGAT CATAGGTTTCAGCCTCAAAACCCCCTCTCGGGAGCCCAGCAGTTTGTGGCCAAGGATCCCCAAGATGAGGACGACTTGAAGCTCTGCTCTCACACGATGATGCTGCCTACTCGGGGCCAGCTGGAAGGGCGGATGATAGTGACGGCCTATGAGCACGGGCTGGACAACGTCACCGAGGAGGCCGTCTCCGCCGTGGTCTACGCAGTGGAG AATCACCTAAAAGACATTCTAGCCTCAGTGGTGTCCAGAAGGAAAGCTTATCGGCTACGAGATGGTCATTTTAAATACGCCTTCGGCAGCAACGTCACTCCACAACCGTATCTGAAGAATAGTGTCATGGCCTACAACAATTTAATAGAAAG ccCGCCAGCCTTCTCTGCGCCGGGTGCTGCGCAGAACCCGGCCTCTCACCCGCCTCCTGACGATGCCGAGCAGCAGGCCGCGCTCCTGCTGGCGTGCTCCGGGGACACGCTGCCCGTGTCCTTGCCACCGGTGAACATGTATGACCTTTTTGAAGCTTTGCAG GTACACAGAGAGGTAATCCCTACACATACAGTGTACGCTCTCAACATTGAGAGGATCATCATGAAACTCTGGCACCCGGATCATGAAGAGCTGCAGCAGGACAAAGTTCACCGCCAGCGCCTAGCGGCCAAGGAGGGGCTTTCGCTCTGCTGA
- the TADA1 gene encoding transcriptional adapter 1 isoform X2, producing MATFVSELEAAKKNLSEALGDNVKQYWANLKLWFKQKISKEEFDLEAHRLLTQDNVHSHNDFLLAILTRCQILVSTPGAGSLPWTGGSAAKPGKPKGKKKLSSVRQKFDHRFQPQNPLSGAQQFVAKDPQDEDDLKLCSHTMMLPTRGQLEGRMIVTAYEHGLDNVTEEAVSAVVYAVENHLKDILASVVSRRKAYRLRDGHFKYAFGSNVTPQPYLKNSVMAYNNLIESPPAFSAPGAAQNPASHPPPDDAEQQAALLLACSGDTLPVSLPPVNMYDLFEALQVHREVIPTHTVYALNIERIIMKLWHPDHEELQQDKVHRQRLAAKEGLSLC from the exons ATGGCGACCTTTGTGAGCGAGCTGGAGGCGGCCAAGAAGAACCTGAGCGAGGCCCTGGGGGACAACGTGAAACA GTACTGGGCTAACTTAAAGTTATGGTTCAAGCAGAAGATCAGCAAAGAAGAGTTTGACCTTGAAGCACATCGACTTCTCACACAGGATAACG TTCATTCCCACAACGACTTCCTCCTGGCCATTCTCACACGTTGTCAGATTTTGGTGTCTACACCAG GTGCTGGATCCTTGCCCTGGACAGGGGGCTCCGCAGCCAaacctgggaaacccaaaggaaagaaaaagcttTCTTCGGTTCGTCAGAAATTTGAT CATAGGTTTCAGCCTCAAAACCCCCTCTCGGGAGCCCAGCAGTTTGTGGCCAAGGATCCCCAAGATGAGGACGACTTGAAGCTCTGCTCTCACACGATGATGCTGCCTACTCGGGGCCAGCTGGAAGGGCGGATGATAGTGACGGCCTATGAGCACGGGCTGGACAACGTCACCGAGGAGGCCGTCTCCGCCGTGGTCTACGCAGTGGAG AATCACCTAAAAGACATTCTAGCCTCAGTGGTGTCCAGAAGGAAAGCTTATCGGCTACGAGATGGTCATTTTAAATACGCCTTCGGCAGCAACGTCACTCCACAACCGTATCTGAAGAATAGTGTCATGGCCTACAACAATTTAATAGAAAG ccCGCCAGCCTTCTCTGCGCCGGGTGCTGCGCAGAACCCGGCCTCTCACCCGCCTCCTGACGATGCCGAGCAGCAGGCCGCGCTCCTGCTGGCGTGCTCCGGGGACACGCTGCCCGTGTCCTTGCCACCGGTGAACATGTATGACCTTTTTGAAGCTTTGCAG GTACACAGAGAGGTAATCCCTACACATACAGTGTACGCTCTCAACATTGAGAGGATCATCATGAAACTCTGGCACCCGGATCATGAAGAGCTGCAGCAGGACAAAGTTCACCGCCAGCGCCTAGCGGCCAAGGAGGGGCTTTCGCTCTGCTGA